Proteins from a single region of Magnetospirillum sp. 15-1:
- the accC gene encoding acetyl-CoA carboxylase biotin carboxylase subunit produces MFSKILIANRGEIACRVIKTARKMGIKTVAVYSDADKDALHVAMADEAVHIGPAASAQSYLVIDKIVDACKQTGAQAVHPGYGFLSEKREFQEALGKAGIAFIGPDAHAIFAMGDKIESKKLAREAGVNTVPGYLGVIKDADEAVKIAREIGYPVMLKASAGGGGKGMRLAWNDAEAHEGFTSATNEAKTSFGDDRVFVEKFIEQPRHIEIQVLADGQGTTLYLGERECSIQRRHQKVIEEAPSPFLTPETRKAMGEQACALARIVNYKSAGTVEFIVGGATGEFYFLEMNTRLQVEHPVTEMITGLDLVEQMIRVAAGEKLAITQDDVKLNGWSMEARVYAEDPFRNFLPSTGRLTRYQPPAESQHVRVDTGVYEGGEISMFYDPMIAKLITYGPTRDAAIAHMRQALDEYHIRGLSHNIPFLASLFSKERFVKGQLTTNFIAEEYANGFHANDLPADDPTVLIAVAASANRRIAERDIRISGQFPGHEMRAGDEWVVVMSGQYHDITVRPAENGYAVTIGSETVDVKTDWQIGEPLFRAVVDGRAVAVQIERAGSGLRLAHAGSRADVLVLTPHAARMNKLMPFKAPPDMSKYLLSPMPGLLVKLLVEDGQEVKAGEALAVVEAMKMENILKAERDAKIAKTHAAAGDSLAVDQKIIEFAS; encoded by the coding sequence ATGTTCTCCAAGATTCTGATCGCCAACCGCGGCGAAATCGCCTGCCGGGTCATCAAGACCGCGCGCAAGATGGGCATCAAGACGGTGGCGGTGTATTCCGACGCCGACAAGGATGCGCTCCACGTCGCCATGGCCGACGAGGCCGTGCATATCGGCCCGGCCGCCTCGGCCCAGTCCTATCTGGTGATCGACAAGATCGTCGACGCCTGCAAGCAGACCGGCGCCCAGGCCGTCCATCCCGGCTACGGCTTCCTGTCCGAAAAGCGCGAGTTCCAGGAGGCCCTGGGCAAGGCGGGCATCGCCTTCATCGGCCCCGACGCCCACGCCATCTTCGCCATGGGCGACAAGATCGAGTCCAAGAAGCTGGCCCGCGAGGCCGGCGTCAACACCGTGCCGGGCTATCTGGGCGTCATCAAGGACGCCGACGAGGCGGTGAAGATCGCTCGTGAAATCGGCTATCCCGTCATGCTGAAGGCCTCGGCCGGCGGCGGCGGCAAGGGTATGCGTCTGGCCTGGAACGACGCCGAGGCCCATGAGGGCTTCACCAGCGCCACCAACGAGGCCAAGACCAGCTTCGGCGACGATCGCGTCTTCGTGGAAAAGTTCATCGAGCAGCCCCGCCACATCGAGATCCAGGTGCTGGCCGACGGCCAGGGAACCACTCTGTATCTGGGCGAGCGCGAGTGCTCGATCCAGCGCCGCCACCAGAAGGTCATCGAAGAGGCGCCGTCGCCCTTCCTGACGCCCGAGACCCGCAAGGCCATGGGCGAGCAGGCCTGCGCCCTGGCCCGCATCGTCAACTACAAGTCGGCCGGTACGGTGGAGTTCATCGTCGGCGGCGCCACCGGCGAGTTCTACTTCCTGGAGATGAACACCCGTCTGCAGGTGGAGCATCCGGTGACCGAGATGATCACCGGCCTCGATCTGGTCGAGCAGATGATCCGCGTCGCCGCCGGCGAGAAGCTGGCCATCACCCAGGACGACGTCAAGCTGAACGGCTGGTCCATGGAGGCCCGCGTCTACGCCGAGGACCCCTTCCGCAACTTCCTGCCCTCGACCGGCCGTCTGACCCGCTACCAGCCGCCGGCCGAAAGCCAGCACGTCCGCGTAGACACCGGTGTCTACGAGGGCGGCGAGATCAGCATGTTCTACGATCCCATGATCGCCAAGCTGATCACCTACGGCCCGACCCGCGACGCCGCCATCGCCCACATGCGTCAGGCGCTGGACGAGTACCACATCCGTGGCCTGTCCCATAACATCCCCTTCCTGGCCTCGTTGTTCTCCAAGGAACGCTTCGTCAAGGGCCAGCTCACCACCAACTTCATCGCCGAGGAATACGCCAACGGCTTCCACGCCAACGACCTGCCCGCCGATGATCCGACGGTGCTGATCGCCGTCGCCGCGAGCGCCAACCGCCGCATCGCCGAGCGCGATATCCGCATCTCCGGCCAGTTCCCCGGCCACGAGATGAGGGCCGGCGACGAGTGGGTGGTGGTGATGAGCGGCCAGTACCACGACATCACCGTGCGCCCCGCCGAGAACGGCTACGCCGTGACCATCGGCAGCGAGACGGTGGACGTCAAGACCGACTGGCAGATCGGCGAGCCGCTGTTCCGGGCCGTGGTCGACGGCCGCGCCGTGGCCGTACAGATCGAGCGGGCCGGTTCGGGCCTGCGTCTGGCCCATGCCGGGTCGCGCGCCGACGTGCTGGTTCTGACCCCGCACGCGGCGCGCATGAACAAGCTGATGCCGTTCAAGGCGCCGCCGGACATGAGCAAGTACCTGCTGTCGCCCATGCCCGGCCTGCTGGTCAAGCTGCTGGTCGAGGACGGCCAGGAGGTCAAGGCCGGCGAGGCTCTGGCCGTGGTCGAGGCCATGAAGATGGAGAACATCCTGAAGGCCGAGCGCGACGCCAAGATCGCCAAGACCCACGCGGCGGCGGGCGACTCGCTGGCGGTGGACCAGAAAATCATCGAGTTCGCCTCATGA
- a CDS encoding acyl-CoA carboxylase subunit beta translates to MHEIIQQLEEKREGARMGGGEKRIAAQHKRGKLTARERIELLLDPDSFEEWDMFKEHRCTDFGMDSEENMIPGDGVVTGYGTINGRLVFVFSQDFTVFGGSLSEAHAEKICKIMDKAVQVGAPVIGLNDSGGARIQEGVASLAGYAEVFQRNVMASGVVPQISMIMGPCAGGAVYSPAMTDYIFMVKDSSYMFVTGPDVVKTVTHETVTAEELGGAMTHSTKSGVADLAFENDVEALLQLRRFMDFLPSSNREKPPVRPTSDGPERIEASLDTLIPDNPNKPYDMKELILKVVDEGDFFEVQPGYAGNIIVGFARMEGRTVGIVANQPMVLAGCLDISSSIKGARFVRFCDAFNIPIVTFVDVPGFLPGTSQEYGGIIKHGAKLLYAYAECTVPKITVITRKAYGGAYDVMSSKHLRGDVNFAWPTAEIAVMGPKGAVEIIFRSDIGDAEKIAARTEEYRQKFANPFIAGHRGFIDDVIMPRNTRKRICRSLAMLKDKDVKNPWRKHGNIPL, encoded by the coding sequence ATGCACGAAATCATTCAGCAGCTCGAGGAAAAGAGGGAAGGCGCCCGTATGGGCGGTGGCGAGAAGCGCATCGCCGCCCAGCACAAGCGCGGCAAGCTCACGGCGCGTGAGCGTATCGAGCTTCTCCTCGACCCCGATTCCTTCGAGGAATGGGATATGTTCAAGGAGCATCGCTGCACCGATTTCGGCATGGACTCGGAAGAGAACATGATCCCCGGCGACGGCGTGGTCACCGGCTACGGCACCATCAACGGCCGTCTGGTCTTCGTGTTCAGCCAGGACTTCACCGTGTTCGGCGGCTCGCTGTCCGAGGCGCACGCCGAGAAGATCTGCAAGATCATGGACAAGGCGGTGCAGGTCGGCGCCCCCGTCATCGGCCTCAACGATTCGGGCGGCGCCCGCATCCAGGAAGGCGTCGCCTCGCTGGCCGGCTATGCCGAGGTGTTCCAGCGCAACGTCATGGCGTCGGGCGTGGTGCCGCAAATCTCCATGATCATGGGCCCGTGCGCCGGCGGCGCCGTGTACAGCCCGGCCATGACCGACTACATCTTCATGGTCAAGGACAGCTCGTACATGTTCGTGACCGGCCCGGACGTGGTGAAGACCGTCACCCACGAGACGGTGACCGCCGAGGAACTGGGCGGCGCCATGACCCACTCCACCAAGTCGGGCGTCGCCGATCTGGCCTTCGAGAACGACGTGGAGGCGCTGCTGCAACTGCGCCGCTTCATGGACTTCCTGCCCAGCTCCAACCGCGAGAAGCCGCCGGTGCGCCCCACCAGCGACGGGCCGGAGCGCATCGAGGCCAGCCTCGACACCCTGATCCCCGACAATCCCAACAAGCCCTACGACATGAAGGAGCTGATCCTCAAGGTCGTGGACGAGGGCGACTTCTTCGAGGTGCAGCCCGGCTATGCCGGCAACATCATCGTCGGCTTCGCCCGCATGGAAGGCCGCACGGTGGGTATCGTCGCCAACCAGCCCATGGTGCTGGCCGGCTGCCTGGACATCTCGTCCTCCATCAAGGGCGCCCGCTTCGTGCGCTTCTGCGACGCCTTCAACATTCCCATCGTCACCTTCGTGGACGTGCCCGGCTTCCTGCCCGGCACATCCCAGGAATACGGCGGCATCATCAAGCACGGCGCCAAGCTGCTTTACGCCTACGCCGAGTGCACCGTGCCGAAGATCACCGTCATCACCCGCAAGGCCTACGGCGGCGCCTATGACGTGATGAGCTCCAAGCATCTGCGCGGCGACGTCAACTTCGCCTGGCCGACCGCCGAGATCGCGGTGATGGGCCCCAAGGGCGCGGTGGAGATCATCTTCCGCTCCGATATCGGCGACGCCGAGAAGATCGCGGCGCGCACCGAGGAATACCGCCAGAAGTTCGCCAATCCCTTCATTGCCGGCCATCGCGGCTTCATCGACGACGTCATCATGCCCCGCAACACCAGGAAGCGCATCTGCCGCTCGCTGGCCATGCTGAAGGACAAGGACGTCAAGAATCCGTGGCGCAAGCACGGCAACATTCCGCTCTGA
- a CDS encoding short-chain fatty acyl-CoA regulator family protein → MNKKLFLGYKLRRLRDGKKLSQAALAALLEVSPSYLNQIENNQRPLTVPVLLRIAKVLDVDLATLVEDEESRLVADLREALNDPVFGSGSIGLSELRNAASASPELAKRVLTLYQTFRQLDERMQSLTENLSTATGEGNGEDRGGHAHFPYEEVRDFFYYCNNYFGSLDEAAEALVEAEGFRLGQMHNDLVAYLENRHGVRVRIVAEDDTAGMRTFEPGAGSLSLSALLSVPSRTFQLAHQVALLAYHELIEEVVGGAKLSSDDARSICRVGLANYFAGALVMPYMAFAGQAKALRHDIEQLQSRFGASFEQVCHRLSTLQRPGARGVPFYFVRVDMAGNITKRHSATRFHFTRFGGACPLWNVHEAFAQPGKILVQLARMPDSISYICVARTVSKRGGSYLRPDRHFAVGLGCETAYAADVVYSAGLDLTSEQAAVPIGVNCRICERDDCRQRAFPPIGSHISVDENNRSFVPYLFA, encoded by the coding sequence ATGAACAAGAAGCTGTTCCTCGGCTACAAGCTCCGGCGCCTGCGCGACGGCAAGAAGCTGTCCCAGGCGGCGCTGGCGGCGCTGCTGGAGGTGTCGCCCAGCTATCTCAATCAGATCGAGAACAACCAGCGCCCGCTGACGGTTCCGGTGCTGCTGCGCATCGCCAAGGTGCTGGACGTGGACCTCGCCACCCTGGTGGAGGACGAGGAATCCCGTCTGGTCGCCGATCTGCGCGAGGCGCTGAACGATCCGGTGTTCGGTTCGGGCTCCATAGGCCTGTCGGAGCTTCGGAACGCCGCCTCGGCCTCGCCGGAACTGGCGAAGCGGGTGCTGACCCTGTACCAGACCTTCCGCCAGCTCGACGAGCGCATGCAGTCGCTGACCGAAAACCTGTCCACGGCGACGGGGGAGGGCAACGGGGAAGATCGTGGCGGCCACGCCCACTTCCCCTACGAGGAGGTCCGCGACTTCTTCTATTACTGCAACAACTACTTCGGCAGCCTGGACGAGGCCGCCGAGGCGCTGGTGGAGGCCGAGGGCTTCCGCCTGGGCCAGATGCACAACGATCTGGTGGCCTATCTCGAGAACCGCCACGGTGTCCGGGTGCGCATCGTCGCCGAGGACGATACGGCGGGCATGCGCACTTTCGAGCCGGGGGCAGGCTCGCTGTCGCTGTCGGCGCTGCTGTCGGTGCCCAGCCGTACCTTCCAACTGGCCCATCAGGTGGCGCTGCTGGCCTATCACGAACTGATCGAGGAGGTGGTGGGGGGCGCCAAGCTGTCGTCGGACGACGCGCGGTCCATCTGCCGGGTCGGGCTGGCCAATTACTTTGCCGGCGCCCTGGTCATGCCCTACATGGCCTTCGCCGGGCAGGCCAAGGCGCTGCGCCACGACATCGAGCAACTGCAAAGCCGCTTCGGCGCCAGCTTCGAGCAGGTCTGCCACCGCCTCTCCACCCTGCAGCGCCCTGGGGCGCGCGGCGTGCCGTTCTATTTCGTCCGCGTCGACATGGCCGGCAACATCACCAAGCGCCACTCGGCGACGCGCTTCCACTTCACCCGCTTCGGCGGCGCCTGCCCCTTGTGGAACGTGCACGAGGCCTTTGCCCAGCCGGGCAAGATCCTGGTGCAACTGGCCCGCATGCCCGATTCCATCTCCTATATCTGCGTGGCGCGTACCGTGTCCAAGCGCGGCGGCTCGTACCTGCGCCCCGACCGCCATTTCGCGGTGGGCCTGGGCTGCGAAACCGCCTATGCCGCCGACGTGGTGTATTCCGCCGGCCTGGACCTGACCAGCGAGCAGGCCGCCGTGCCCATCGGCGTCAACTGCCGTATCTGCGAGCGCGACGATTGCCGCCAACGCGCCTTCCCGCCCATCGGCAGCCATATCAGCGTCGACGAGAACAACCGCTCGTTCGTGCCGTATCTGTTTGCGTGA
- a CDS encoding helicase-related protein, whose product MTRILAVLGPTNTGKTHFAMERMLAHASGMIGFPLRLLARENYDRVVKLKGAASVALITGEEKIVPPHPRWLICTVESMPLDRRVAFLAVDEIQLCADPERGHIFTDRLLHARGDAETLFLGAETIRPLIRRLVPGVEFMSRPRFSQLTHVGAKKLGRLPPRSVVVAFSAAEVYAMAEFVRRSRGGAAVVLGALSPRTRNAQVGMYQAGEVDYIVATDAIGMGLNMDVDHVAFAALRKFDGRAPRPLEPAEIAQIAGRAGRHMNDGTFGTTMDAGTIAPEIALQVENHRFDPLKTLYWRNADLRFASVAALLSSLDRPPDKPGLLRARDADDQLALAALAQDEEVARLANHPERVRLLWEVCRIPDFRKVMDESHTRLLGRIFRHLAAPAGRLPTDWLAENIKRIDRTDGELDTIVQRIANIRTWTYVSHRGDWLADSAHWQEVTRGVEDRLSDALHQRLTNRFVDKRTAVLVRRMRDGDGMEAEIRPEGEVRVEGEYVGRLAGFRFEADKAETGAAARTMLAAALRALQPEVERRLAQALSDPPEAFDLTADGLSWRGEPLARLTPGADALHPQVEAPLGDLLPPKGRERLRRRLGEVVPAWLAARLPSLFRLAEAPLSGPARGLAHQLAEGLGSMPGGESLVRTLSKEDSLALARLDIRVGRHGLYIPALLKPKAQDLRALLWSVHAEAPAPAVPGPRPAVLMADGVPTTFYEAVGYGVLGRVAIRRDVLERFAALARACAHHGTFQPDHAMHSALGLGPAATESVLEGLGYVRAAEGFRTGKKPRRKIQPEKPSDSPFAVLKKPR is encoded by the coding sequence ATGACCCGCATCCTCGCCGTTCTCGGCCCCACCAACACCGGCAAGACCCACTTCGCCATGGAGCGCATGCTGGCCCATGCCAGCGGCATGATCGGCTTTCCGCTGCGCCTGCTGGCCCGCGAGAACTACGACCGGGTGGTCAAGCTGAAAGGCGCCGCCAGCGTGGCGCTGATCACCGGCGAGGAAAAGATCGTCCCGCCCCATCCGCGCTGGCTGATCTGCACGGTGGAATCCATGCCGCTGGACCGCCGCGTCGCCTTCCTGGCCGTCGACGAGATCCAGTTGTGCGCCGATCCCGAGCGCGGCCACATCTTCACCGACCGCCTGCTGCACGCCAGGGGCGATGCCGAAACCCTGTTCCTGGGCGCCGAGACCATCCGGCCGCTGATCCGCCGGCTGGTGCCGGGCGTCGAGTTCATGAGCCGGCCGCGCTTCTCCCAACTGACCCATGTGGGGGCCAAGAAGCTGGGCCGCCTGCCGCCGCGCTCGGTGGTGGTGGCCTTTTCCGCCGCCGAGGTCTACGCCATGGCCGAATTCGTCCGCCGGAGCCGGGGCGGCGCAGCGGTGGTGCTGGGCGCGCTCAGTCCCCGCACCCGCAACGCCCAGGTGGGCATGTACCAGGCCGGCGAGGTGGATTACATCGTCGCCACCGACGCCATCGGCATGGGGCTCAACATGGACGTGGACCATGTGGCCTTCGCCGCGCTGCGCAAGTTCGACGGCAGGGCGCCCCGCCCGCTGGAGCCCGCCGAGATCGCCCAGATCGCCGGCCGGGCCGGGCGGCACATGAACGACGGCACCTTCGGCACCACCATGGATGCCGGAACCATCGCCCCCGAGATCGCCCTGCAGGTGGAGAACCACCGCTTCGATCCCCTGAAGACCCTTTACTGGCGCAATGCCGATCTGCGCTTCGCTTCGGTGGCCGCGCTGCTGTCCAGCCTGGACCGGCCGCCGGACAAGCCCGGCCTGCTGCGCGCCAGGGACGCCGACGACCAGTTGGCCCTGGCCGCCCTGGCCCAGGACGAGGAGGTGGCCCGCCTCGCCAACCATCCCGAACGGGTCAGGCTGCTGTGGGAGGTCTGCCGTATTCCCGACTTCCGCAAGGTGATGGACGAGTCCCACACCCGGCTGCTGGGCCGCATCTTCCGTCATCTGGCCGCCCCCGCCGGCCGCCTGCCCACCGACTGGCTGGCCGAGAATATCAAGCGCATCGACCGCACCGACGGCGAGCTGGACACCATCGTCCAGAGAATCGCCAATATCCGCACCTGGACCTATGTGTCGCACCGGGGCGACTGGCTGGCCGATTCCGCCCACTGGCAGGAGGTGACCAGGGGGGTCGAGGACCGCCTGTCCGACGCCCTGCACCAGCGCCTGACCAACCGTTTCGTCGACAAGCGCACCGCCGTGCTGGTGCGGCGCATGCGCGACGGCGACGGCATGGAGGCCGAGATCCGGCCCGAAGGTGAGGTGCGGGTGGAGGGCGAGTATGTGGGACGCCTCGCCGGCTTCCGCTTCGAGGCGGACAAGGCCGAGACCGGAGCCGCCGCCCGCACCATGCTGGCCGCCGCGCTCCGCGCCTTGCAGCCCGAGGTGGAGCGCCGTCTGGCCCAGGCCCTGTCCGACCCGCCCGAGGCCTTCGACCTGACCGCCGACGGCCTGTCATGGCGGGGCGAGCCCCTGGCCCGCCTGACGCCCGGCGCCGATGCGCTTCATCCCCAGGTGGAGGCCCCCTTGGGCGACCTGCTGCCGCCCAAGGGCCGCGAGCGCCTGCGCCGCCGATTGGGCGAGGTGGTCCCGGCCTGGCTGGCCGCCCGCCTGCCGTCGCTGTTCCGGCTGGCCGAGGCGCCGCTGTCGGGCCCGGCGCGGGGACTGGCCCACCAACTGGCCGAGGGGCTGGGCTCCATGCCCGGCGGCGAAAGTCTGGTCCGGACCCTGTCCAAGGAAGACTCCCTGGCCCTGGCCCGTCTGGACATCCGGGTCGGGCGGCACGGCCTCTACATCCCCGCCTTGCTCAAGCCCAAGGCCCAGGACTTGCGCGCCCTGCTGTGGAGCGTCCACGCGGAAGCCCCCGCCCCCGCCGTGCCCGGCCCCCGCCCGGCGGTGCTGATGGCCGATGGCGTGCCGACGACGTTCTACGAGGCGGTGGGCTACGGTGTGCTGGGCCGCGTGGCCATCCGCCGCGACGTACTGGAGCGTTTCGCCGCCCTGGCCCGCGCCTGCGCCCACCATGGAACCTTCCAGCCCGACCACGCCATGCACTCGGCCCTGGGCCTGGGACCGGCCGCCACGGAAAGCGTGCTGGAGGGGCTGGGCTATGTGCGGGCGGCCGAAGGGTTCAGGACGGGAAAGAAGCCCCGGCGGAAAATACAGCCGGAAAAACCGTCGGACTCACCCTTCGCGGTGTTGAAAAAGCCGCGCTGA
- a CDS encoding MarR family transcriptional regulator, producing the protein MGVTLKPVQALDLWRGAIVESVRRDAPDLSARQMALLLTVYLTPPPHTVRGLATTLNISKPAITRALDRLTEFGLVKRKVDDQDRRSVLIQRTVKGSVFLREFGDIIVTAGAAAAEAG; encoded by the coding sequence ATGGGCGTTACCCTGAAACCGGTGCAAGCTCTCGACCTCTGGCGCGGAGCCATCGTCGAAAGTGTCCGGCGTGACGCCCCCGACCTGTCCGCCCGCCAGATGGCGCTGCTGCTGACCGTCTACCTCACGCCGCCGCCCCACACGGTGCGCGGCCTTGCCACCACGCTCAACATCTCAAAGCCGGCCATCACCCGCGCGCTCGACCGCCTGACCGAGTTCGGTCTGGTCAAGCGCAAGGTGGATGACCAGGATCGCCGCTCGGTGCTGATCCAGCGCACGGTCAAGGGCTCGGTGTTCCTGCGCGAATTCGGCGACATCATCGTCACCGCCGGAGCCGCCGCCGCCGAGGCGGGCTGA
- a CDS encoding nucleotidyltransferase family protein encodes MSHITHAMVLAAGLGLRMRPITLTTPKPLVSVAGRTMLDRALDHVARAGIDDIVVNTHWLADKVVEHLAGRSEITLSHEPDLLETGGGVAKALPHLGHSSFYVVNSDIIWTDGEVPALTRLARMWDPERMDALLLLQPVGGAVGYEGKGDFFLDAADVPHRRGEAPAAPYLFSGVQVLHHRLFEGAPEGKFSLNVLYDRAAGRKRLFGLVHDGNWYHVGTPEALPEVERLLSSPLV; translated from the coding sequence GTGAGCCACATCACCCATGCCATGGTCCTCGCGGCGGGCCTGGGGCTCCGCATGCGGCCCATCACCCTGACCACTCCCAAGCCGCTGGTCAGCGTCGCCGGGCGCACCATGCTGGATCGGGCGCTGGATCATGTGGCGCGGGCCGGTATCGACGACATCGTGGTCAACACCCACTGGCTGGCCGACAAGGTGGTCGAGCATCTGGCCGGGCGGAGCGAGATCACGCTGTCCCACGAGCCCGATCTGCTGGAGACCGGCGGCGGGGTGGCCAAAGCCCTGCCCCATCTCGGCCATTCCTCGTTCTATGTGGTCAACAGCGACATCATCTGGACCGACGGCGAGGTCCCGGCGCTGACCCGTCTGGCCCGCATGTGGGACCCGGAGCGCATGGACGCCCTGCTGCTGCTCCAGCCGGTGGGCGGTGCCGTGGGCTACGAGGGCAAGGGCGACTTCTTCCTCGACGCCGCCGACGTGCCGCACCGCCGGGGTGAGGCGCCTGCCGCGCCATACCTGTTCTCCGGCGTGCAGGTGCTGCACCATCGCCTGTTCGAGGGTGCGCCCGAGGGCAAGTTCTCGCTGAACGTCCTCTATGATCGGGCTGCCGGGCGAAAGCGCCTGTTCGGGCTGGTCCACGACGGCAACTGGTACCACGTGGGCACCCCGGAGGCCCTGCCCGAAGTGGAGCGTCTGCTGTCGTCGCCATTGGTATGA
- a CDS encoding phosphotransferase yields MPPASETERENLIQDFLAKAGWGAARRGRLAGDASFRHYDRLLLDGRPAVLMDAPPPKEDVRPFVRIARHLKALGLSAPDLLAVDEKNGLLLLEDLGDGTYTRLLEAGHDETALYALATDVLAEIAARPESVLAGTPPYDDGRLLTEACLLTDWYVPAMGGQETDAAVRAEYVEIWTRLFPVARMVPDTLVLRDFHVDNLMLLGRPGLAACGLLDFQDAVIGPATYDLMSLLEDARRDIDPVLVETMKGRFLKRFPAMERSVFEASWAVMAAQRHAKVIGIFTRLCRRDGKPGYLIHIPRVWRLLESACAHPVMAELSRWLDRHIPKGNRGVPSP; encoded by the coding sequence ATGCCCCCGGCCTCTGAGACTGAGCGCGAAAATCTTATCCAAGACTTCCTGGCCAAGGCCGGCTGGGGCGCAGCCCGGCGCGGCCGGCTGGCCGGCGACGCCAGCTTCCGCCACTATGACCGGCTGCTGCTGGATGGCCGCCCCGCCGTGCTGATGGACGCGCCGCCGCCCAAGGAGGACGTGCGGCCCTTCGTCCGCATCGCCCGGCACCTGAAGGCGTTGGGCCTCTCCGCCCCCGACCTGCTGGCGGTGGACGAGAAGAACGGCCTGCTGCTGCTCGAGGATCTGGGCGACGGCACCTATACCCGCCTGCTGGAGGCCGGCCACGACGAGACGGCGCTGTATGCCCTGGCCACCGACGTGCTGGCCGAGATCGCCGCCCGGCCCGAATCCGTGCTGGCCGGCACGCCGCCCTATGACGACGGGCGCCTGCTGACCGAAGCCTGCCTGCTCACCGACTGGTACGTGCCGGCCATGGGCGGCCAGGAGACCGACGCGGCAGTCCGGGCCGAATACGTGGAGATCTGGACACGGCTGTTCCCGGTGGCCCGCATGGTGCCCGACACCCTGGTGCTGCGCGATTTCCACGTGGACAATCTGATGCTGCTCGGCCGCCCCGGTCTCGCCGCCTGCGGGCTGCTGGACTTTCAGGACGCGGTGATCGGCCCGGCCACCTACGACCTGATGAGCCTCTTGGAGGACGCCCGGCGCGACATCGACCCGGTGCTGGTCGAGACCATGAAGGGCCGCTTCCTCAAGCGCTTCCCCGCCATGGAGCGTTCGGTGTTCGAGGCGTCGTGGGCGGTGATGGCGGCGCAGCGCCACGCCAAGGTGATCGGCATCTTCACCCGCCTGTGCCGGCGCGACGGCAAGCCCGGCTATCTGATCCATATCCCCCGCGTCTGGCGCCTGCTGGAATCCGCCTGCGCCCATCCGGTGATGGCCGAGCTCTCCCGCTGGCTCGACCGCCATATCCCCAAGGGCAACCGGGGAGTGCCCAGCCCGTGA
- the tsaE gene encoding tRNA (adenosine(37)-N6)-threonylcarbamoyltransferase complex ATPase subunit type 1 TsaE has protein sequence MSLIISFDLPTEADTIALGQRLAALVRPGDVIALAGTLGTGKSTLARALIRALTDPEEEVPSPTFTLVQQYESPAGLVWHFDLYRLEKPNDALELDIEEAFADGISLIEWPDRLGPHLPRRRLEVLLSQDEAGIGRHATLTAYGPWAERIGELAHAPGL, from the coding sequence ATGAGTCTGATCATCTCCTTCGACCTGCCCACCGAAGCCGACACCATCGCCCTGGGCCAAAGGCTGGCGGCGCTGGTGCGCCCCGGCGACGTCATCGCCCTGGCCGGCACGCTGGGCACCGGCAAGAGCACCCTGGCCCGTGCCCTGATCCGGGCGCTGACCGACCCGGAGGAGGAGGTGCCCAGCCCCACCTTCACCCTGGTGCAGCAATACGAATCCCCGGCCGGGCTGGTCTGGCATTTCGACCTCTACCGCCTGGAGAAACCCAACGACGCCCTGGAGCTGGACATCGAGGAGGCCTTCGCCGACGGCATCAGCCTGATCGAATGGCCGGACCGTCTGGGGCCGCATCTGCCGCGCCGCCGCCTCGAGGTGCTGTTGAGCCAGGACGAGGCCGGCATCGGCCGCCACGCCACCTTGACCGCCTATGGCCCCTGGGCCGAACGCATCGGAGAGTTAGCGCATGCCCCCGGCCTCTGA